From the genome of Antennarius striatus isolate MH-2024 chromosome 19, ASM4005453v1, whole genome shotgun sequence, one region includes:
- the fam110c gene encoding protein FAM110C → MEATSDTTKILERGPEYLRKQMELEGETKGYMSAVERLAASKPKYVKSQQVVNSTQEPVICLASASVSSAGSSTWSLNQENAMKKNNSTDPTCGEQSSPGQVRRSSSKKRPDSLLLYRQKCELLRGSGNDQKHYVKRKLLLSSVTKSVPLPEATEKEYNAAGNMEKVTTPEGTTKECSSNEVNSHLQRKGNETADHRLSGTKGAARNVNKSANLLMVPECERRSGKGVGRSHSDISSRYSKNFADFDAFFKYCGLGGEVIESLGKENFSARSDEIAINIRSVSISTSEDSFTRYSGNSNGLLEDELHEKIRQGTSVIERNARIIKWLYSCKNAKEAGKRLRDLE, encoded by the coding sequence ATGGAGGCAACTAGCGATACCACAAAAATCCTGGAGAGGGGTCCTGAATACCTTCGAAAGCAAATGGAGCTCGAGGGTGAAACAAAAGGATATATGAGTGCAGTGGAGAGGCTCGCAGCGAGCAAACCGAAATATGTCAAAAGTCAACAGGTGGTCAACTCGACTCAGGAGCCAGTGATCTGTCTCGCCTCTGCCTCTGTGAGTAGTGCTGGATCCTCTACATGGAGTTTGAACCAGGAGAATGCAATGAAAAAGAATAACTCGACAGACCCGACATGTGGTGAACAAAGCTCACCAGGGCAAGTACGTCGGTCCAGCTCCAAAAAAAGACCAGACTCCCTCCTgctttacagacagaaatgtgAGTTACTAAGAGGATCGGGAAATGATCAGAAACATTATGTAAAACGTAAGTTGCTGCTCAGCTCTGTGACAAAAAGTGTTCCTTTACCTGAGGCAACAGAAAAAGAGTACAATGCTGCTGGAAACATGGAAAAAGTCACCACGCCTGAGGGGACGACAAAGGAATGCAGCTCAAATGAAGTTAACTCTCATTTACAGAGGAAGGGAAATGAGACAGCAGATCACAGATTATCTGGGACTAAAGGAGCAGCtagaaatgtgaataaatctGCCAATCTCCTGATGGTTCCTGAGTGTGAGAGGAGGTCTGGTAAAGGGGTTGGTCGTTCTCACTCTGACATTAGTTCCAGGTATTCCAAAAACTTTGCAGACTTTGATGCATTTTTCAAGTACTGTGGGTTGGGAGGGGAGGTTATCGAGTCTTTGGGGAAGGAGAACTTCTCTGCACGATCTGATGAAATTGCAATAAACATTCGGAGCGTAAGCATTTCTACATCAGAGGACAGCTTCACCAGGTACAGCGGCAACAGCAATGGGCTACTGGAGGATGAGTTGCATGAGAAAATACGTCAGGGGACGTCAGTTATTGAGCGCAATGCGAGGATCATCAAATGGTTGTACAGCTGTAAGAACGCTAAAGAGGCGGGAAAACGACTGAGGGACCTGGAGTGA
- the fbxo25 gene encoding F-box only protein 25 isoform X2 has protein sequence MPFLGKDWRSPGWNWTKTEHGWKRIFIYGHDNKREIDLEELSTEDKENLFVGDICELASTKKKKDLYNSSTKSQFAFREKWIYVLRGSTKERHGYSTLGEALNRLDFSSAINDLRRFTYVAKLFQIIAKSELPSLSGAAQKNYFNILEKIVQKVLEDQYNPGLIRELLKNLSSTLQNLMIHAGRCVLVGNINIWLCRQETILKWQQQLNNLQIPKQMYSGMSFDDLPLHMQIKIFFKLSDAHDIINLGQATATLQALSEDRMVWKKLCYFHFTDKECPKNLVITKSDNVDWKLMYFTLQKHYPMKEQYGDTLYYCKHCHILFWKDWGHPCTAINPDSCLISISPQHFINLFKF, from the exons ATGCCTTTCTTGGGCAAGGACTGGAGGTCACCAGGTTGGAACTGGACCAAGACAGAGCATGGCTGGAAGAGGATTTTCATATATGGACATGATAACAAAAGAGAAATAGACTTAGAAGA GCTCTCTactgaagacaaagaaaacctgTTTGTTGGAGATATATGTGAGCTGGCcagcacaaagaagaaaaaagatctGTACAATAGTAGCACCAAATCTCAAT TTGCTTTCAGGGAAAAGTGGATCTACGTGCTGCGAGGCAGCACAAAAGAA CGTCATGGATATTCCACGCTTGGTGAGGCCCTCAACCGTCTAGACTTCTCCAGTGCCATTAATGACTTGAGAAGATTCACCTACGTGGCAAAA CTTTTCCAAATAATAGCTAAGTCTGAGCTGCCCAGTTTGAGTGGAGCTGCCCAGAAAAACTATTTCAATATACTGGAAAAGATTGTACAAAAAG TTCTCGAGGACCAATACAATCCTGGCCTCATCAGGGAGCTGCTGAAAAATCTGAGCTCAACATTACAGAATCTAATGATCCATGCTGGCAGGTGTGTCCTTGTGGGAAACATCAACATTTGGTTGTGCCGACAAGAGACCATTCTCAaatggcagcagcagctcaacaACCTCCAGATCCCCAAG CAAATGTACAGTGGGATGTCATTCGATGACTTGCCCCTACACATGCAAATCAAGATCTTCTTCAAATTATCTGACgcccatgacatcatcaacctgGGACAGGCCACAGCCACTCTACAGGCCCTCAGTGAGGACAGGATGGTGTGGAAGAAACTCTGCTACTTCCACTTCACAGACAAAGAG TGCCCTAAAAATTTGGTCATAACGAAGAGCGATAATGTGGACTGGAAGCTGATGTATTTCACCTTGCAGAAACATTATCCAATGAAGGAACAGTACGGCGACACGTTGTATTATTGCAAGCATTGCCATATCCTCTTCTGGaag GACTGGGGCCATCCATGCACAGCCATCAACCCAGACAGCTGCCTGATCTCCATTTCTCCGCAGCACTTTATCAACCTCTTTAAGTTCTAG
- the fbxo25 gene encoding F-box only protein 25 isoform X1, with amino-acid sequence MPFLGKDWRSPGWNWTKTEHGWKRIFIYGHDNKREIDLEELSTEDKENLFVGDICELASTKKKKDLYNSSTKSQFAFREKWIYVLRGSTKERHGYSTLGEALNRLDFSSAINDLRRFTYVAKLFQIIAKSELPSLSGAAQKNYFNILEKIVQKVLEDQYNPGLIRELLKNLSSTLQNLMIHAGRCVLVGNINIWLCRQETILKWQQQLNNLQIPKQMYSGMSFDDLPLHMQIKIFFKLSDAHDIINLGQATATLQALSEDRMVWKKLCYFHFTDKECPKNLVITKSDNVDWKLMYFTLQKHYPMKEQYGDTLYYCKHCHILFWKDRHLTLLFKDWGHPCTAINPDSCLISISPQHFINLFKF; translated from the exons ATGCCTTTCTTGGGCAAGGACTGGAGGTCACCAGGTTGGAACTGGACCAAGACAGAGCATGGCTGGAAGAGGATTTTCATATATGGACATGATAACAAAAGAGAAATAGACTTAGAAGA GCTCTCTactgaagacaaagaaaacctgTTTGTTGGAGATATATGTGAGCTGGCcagcacaaagaagaaaaaagatctGTACAATAGTAGCACCAAATCTCAAT TTGCTTTCAGGGAAAAGTGGATCTACGTGCTGCGAGGCAGCACAAAAGAA CGTCATGGATATTCCACGCTTGGTGAGGCCCTCAACCGTCTAGACTTCTCCAGTGCCATTAATGACTTGAGAAGATTCACCTACGTGGCAAAA CTTTTCCAAATAATAGCTAAGTCTGAGCTGCCCAGTTTGAGTGGAGCTGCCCAGAAAAACTATTTCAATATACTGGAAAAGATTGTACAAAAAG TTCTCGAGGACCAATACAATCCTGGCCTCATCAGGGAGCTGCTGAAAAATCTGAGCTCAACATTACAGAATCTAATGATCCATGCTGGCAGGTGTGTCCTTGTGGGAAACATCAACATTTGGTTGTGCCGACAAGAGACCATTCTCAaatggcagcagcagctcaacaACCTCCAGATCCCCAAG CAAATGTACAGTGGGATGTCATTCGATGACTTGCCCCTACACATGCAAATCAAGATCTTCTTCAAATTATCTGACgcccatgacatcatcaacctgGGACAGGCCACAGCCACTCTACAGGCCCTCAGTGAGGACAGGATGGTGTGGAAGAAACTCTGCTACTTCCACTTCACAGACAAAGAG TGCCCTAAAAATTTGGTCATAACGAAGAGCGATAATGTGGACTGGAAGCTGATGTATTTCACCTTGCAGAAACATTATCCAATGAAGGAACAGTACGGCGACACGTTGTATTATTGCAAGCATTGCCATATCCTCTTCTGGaag GATCGTCACCTGACTTTGTTGTTCAAG GACTGGGGCCATCCATGCACAGCCATCAACCCAGACAGCTGCCTGATCTCCATTTCTCCGCAGCACTTTATCAACCTCTTTAAGTTCTAG